DNA from Coffea arabica cultivar ET-39 chromosome 10c, Coffea Arabica ET-39 HiFi, whole genome shotgun sequence:
tgaggaaattattcaattggttgggtcatagcggcattagttagaagccaaggggtcaaagtacaattcttagatattttcatgcatgcatacgaacAGATTTCTGAATTTCTGGTTACTATACTTCTGCCAATGTTTCTTATTGATCACCCAAACATCATACACAAAGCTTCAAACTCCACATTTATTAGCTTCTTTAACACCAATCATCATGCACAAAAACTAATCGCAAAGATGAAAATGAAACAAAGCAGAGAGTGACCATAGGATCAAACTTCTTGCTGCAAAAATTCTGTAACTAAATCATGCAAGATTACTATGGAAGCTCCTGCAAAACTCTCGGCAGCTTGCTAAGAAAATTCTGCACTAAACTAGTCaccaactttcatttttcaagcACGGGTCTTAGCCTCAAAACACAACTTCAAATGGAAACAAACTTAACCAACATCAAAACTTTGATCTAAAACCAAAAATCTGCTGGATCTTAGCATCTAAACATACAAAGAGAAGCTCAACCCAGCAGCTGTTTcgagaaagaaaatggtgaagaaaaatgCAGATTTTCCAAAACACGACTTTGACTATATGTTTTTCACAACCCACATTACAACTTTAGGCTAAACAACTACATGATCACCACTCTCCCAGCAAACAGAAAGCCTAGAATAAGATCATGCGACAATTTCTGGAGGAATATACAAAGATGATTTAGCACTTGGGGCTGCCACGGGAAAGAAAACAGTAAACAGGAGTATGAAAGGCAACTTCCCTCATGTCAAACCAGAGTTCCAGATTTCCCTCATGAAAATGTCAAATGATAAAGCATGGTACGGGAAACATCAAGGCCAACAAAGACAATTTAAGGCTCATTCAAATGTAATGATCTAAATCCAACAAGTTCACCCATACTAAGCTGGACGGCGTGAAAAGAGATTGGAATGAGTGCATACATGTCATAACTCTCAAAGTACCATCGAACCCAAAGTTTCAAATGAAATCCAGACCAAAATAAGCTAAAGGATGGCGCAAGTTTTGTCCAGAATTTGGCTGAAGAAACACAACAAAATATTCAGGCTTCATGCCCGTGAAAACCAACTCAGCaataccaaaaaaaatggaaacttTCCTTGCCTCATCCAAGAAAAATTTCGGTAACCAAAAGTATAGCACTTCATGGTATTTTATTCAAACAATCAAAACCAGGGCCCTGAACTAGATTCCCATTCAAcagccaagaaaaagaaaaagaaaacggcTATGACAGAAAATTTTGGACTGCTAAATCGAATCCCACAACATTTAAGTGAGCAAAAGACTGCATGACACAAGAAAAACACAATAACAGCCAAAGAGAGCAACTTTGGAATGTATAATGAAACGGAATGCATGAAACATCTCTGTCCAACAATCAGGTTTCATATGAGATGAAAAATAAGCAAGAGAAAGGGTCAAAAACTACCTGGTCACCGCCTTTAGAATTGCTGCTTCAGTTTGGATTGCGATGCCAATTCTGATGGAGTAGCTACTCGATCTCCTCTCGGTCTCCCTCTTTTGTTACTTCCAACCCCCACAAAGCTACCTCTTTTCCAAAAGCTGTTGTTGATCCTTTGATCCTTCCCGTCACTCTCTCCCGTATGCTCTCTACCCAGAATTTTCTCTAGCCTTCAACCTCTCCTCAAACCCGTcggtcttttccttttttttccttccaattTTTGCAGCCGCCCACCTCTCTCaaactttttttctctttgtggCTGTCAACCTCCCCAACTCTCTCTTCAAAGCCTCACTCGAAAAACCAGCCTTTCCTCACAACCGACCTTTCTAGCTCTCTGATTTTCTCTgctgttttctctttctttttttcagtttttcggCCCTCTCCGATCCTCTCTCCCGTTTTCTCTCCTGTCTCCCTTTCGTAGTCCCCCTTCCTGCGGCTGATgtcttctttttctatttatccTACCTCCCAAACTCCTAAACCCTTGCTTGTAAGGTGAGGATGAGGGGCAAGGACAGGCCCTCTCATCCAGCCCTCCAAAGGGCAAGCCTGGCcatcctttgcacgctgcaaaaaaaattgcagcgtgcatgctgcgacaatttttttttttttttttcacaaaaacaactaattaacAAATGCAGAAAAACATAAATGTTATTTAAATGCAGAAAAACAAAAGTGCAGAAATGCTAATTAAGATAAAACgaaatgttatttttctttcttttttttttttttttttttttttaaagtagcCTAACAAAacgataataaaattaagtaaaaacaaTCTAACaatctaataaaataaactagaaaataaacagcaaaaatggcaattttgatttttcgtttcattcatttttatttttttcatttttccaatccaactaaagcctatttttgaatttttcctctttttcctttttttttcttttctcatttttatgatttttcattttcattttctttcaagaaaatattgaataaaaacaaaatgactaaaatgatttttcttttctttctaaaactctataaacttaaaaactaaaaaactaaaaactaaaatctaaaacttaaaagtgattaaaacctgaaatgacaaaaaaaaaatgaatagacaaactaaaagggcaaaatgaataaaactaaaataaaataacaactaaaaatgcaaaacacgcaacaatgaactaaatgcaagcggtctaaaataaaaatcatgaagtagaagccacatacaaattattcaaaatttggtgtctacataatCAACGcaaactcgcacctctccattcttttttggaacagggactggattcgaaagccaaattgggtaatggaaaacaatgataatgttggttttgagttgtttttcaatttgctcttttattttgaggctcatatctggtttgaattttcggggTTTTTGCTTTACGGGTGTAAAAGTAGGGTCTGTGGGTAATTTGTGCACTACAACATCAGTTGAGatgccagtcatatcatcataggaccatgcaaagacatcctggaacatagtcaaaaattcaaggatctcctttttctgcctctcattcaaatgaatactaatttgcacctccttaacctcatcctcagtgccaatgttaaccttttctgtttcttccaggttcggttttggtttctcctcatattgttcaagatcctttgcaaaagaatcgaataccttctcattatcactctcgctttggagctcggattcacagacctctaagtcgtgagtgatatagagattgccattatcgaattccagaattgtgatatccaaagggtcaaatagttttatttttggccatctgaaagaattaacgaatgtgggataataagcaaacaaacatacaacaaacaaatgaacaatcAATATGAATATAAACAAACGAATAAACCAAACAAtatgacaagaacaacttgtgcattttcataaaacctttgattgaaagcaaatacTAAAGAAAGCAAGCGGAAATAAATATTTACATGTGCAAAATTTAGTCAAAGgtaaagatgctttcattagctatttacagatgcaaaagtattttcatgaattcgcatgaatgacaaacccttttaggtttaccgaaactcctttcgAATGGGCAGaaactcggctgtccaattagaaattgatccttcagggATGTCGGGAAACTCGGCCTCATCTGGGAAACtgtcttcaaatgttgccccaacgaacaattgggccaaactagCTTCAATTTCGTCGACCGGGTTAAGCTCTGACATGATTACCTCGGTTGGTCGTGGAAAAGTATAATGCAGGGGTGGAATGTCAAGGGCCATTtgccttccttctttctccGCTCTCTTTCGTTCCTTCATTTCTCTAATGTCTTTAGTAGTCGGTCGGAAACCCAAACCAAATGAATCCTTTTTCTCCACAATCTCCACTGGCTTCCGAATTCCTTGCAAGTCTCGTCCCAGCCCTTTGTCAAATTCATATCCTCCGCGgatcatttccttagccatcatgacactggccttTGATAGAGCTCGCTCCTCCTTTGTTATCCAACTGACGGAGACAATATCAGCCGTGCTATAAGGGGTCACGGTGGCATTTCGGCTACTCTCTTCTTTGCACTCAGAATCGGTAATTACAAGGCAATCCTCCTCGGCAAAGATAGGTATCAGCTTGTCATTTACTACGAATTTCAGCAATTGATGTAATGAAGAAGGCACAGCCCCAGACTTATGAATCCACGGCCTTCCAAGCAGAACATTGTAAACACTAGGaaagtgcatgacttggcagGTTATTTGAAACTGGGCAGGCCCCATCTCGACGACTAAATCCACTTCTCCTATTGGCTCTCTTTGTGCTCCATCAAAACCTCGGACTAcggtccctgaaggcctcagctttatgtcttgcaatcctagcttttccaaggtactccaaggacagatattaagcgcagatccattgtcaatcaaaaccttcggcagcattttcccgttgcacctcacaactatgtacagggccttgttatgtccaatgccttccGCCGGCAATTCATCGTCTGAGAAAGCAATTTGCTTGGTGAATAACACATTCCCAACTACATGTGAGAAATTATCAACTGAAATGTCCTTAGGGATTCGAGCTTTAGTCAACACTTCAAGCAATGCATTCCTATGCGTGTCTGATGAAAAGAGCAAATCCAACATGGATATTTGAGCGGGCGACTTGCTTAGCTTCTCGACTATATTGTATTCACTTCTCTGGAGCCTCTTAAGAAAATCCAATgcttctttctcggtgattgttggCTTAGCAGGTGGCTCGGAATTACTTGCTTGAAATGGAATGGCAGCTTCAAATGGACTTGCATCCTTCCCCGATCTGGTGACCGCTGACACTTCTTCCTTCGCAATTAACTTTTCTCCAATCTGTATGACAGGTTCATCGTAGTTCCATGGCACTTGTTGCAGACTCAGGACAGGCTCCTGCTTCGGGAATTCGACGACTATTGGCTCCAAAACCGCCCTCTCAGCTGGCGTGAGATCCAAGATAAAAGGCTTTTCATCCTCTTCAAATGGCAATTCTATGACAAATGGTTGGTCcgtgaccccaaacacttcagcttccCTTACTATCTTTTTGACTTGTTCCACGTACTCCGCGTCGTCCAGAATGACCCCATTGGTATTAGCGTGTTCCGGCAAGGGGTTCCTATTTACATTCGGCCCTTGTGCCTCCCTCTTTCGGATTACAATCTCCCCGGCTTCAACCATATCTTGAATTCTATGCTTTAGAGCCTTGCAATCAATGGTTGCATGTCCGGGggcccctgaatgataagcacagacggCTTGTGGGTTATACCACGCGGGCATGCCATATggataggtaggagggggtaccATACCAATTTTTCCCGCGGCCTTCAACTGGTCATACAATTGATCCAgaggcctgcctaaattggtaaatgtaCGGTTAGGGGAtcggttgtaaggttcaggaggttgaggatGGTTGTAAATAGGTCTATTTGggggaggaaatcttgggttatatggagggcgaggtcggttttggggtgaatttggttgagaaatttgaaaaggagctgaaggtgggttaggatagcttgggcgaggtcgagggtggtggatgttAGTAGTATATACAGGGTGCGGGTTTGAATAAGAGTAAAGTGGTTGGTAGGTTGGATTGTGTTGATATCGGGGTCTAGgcgaagggttttggttccagatAAAGGTCGCATCCCCCTCCTTCTTTTTGAACTGCGGTTTTTTCACATTGCTTCCTTGcccttgtaaagcatccaactgggatttgagagcagagacattaacaatcttcccagctcttacaaagtcatcaaacttctcaagtttatttacaattgcagcaaacgaacatccggtcatacggaaaatctcttcaaagtacggcggatcatgtgctttTATGAAAGTACGTATGATTTCATCCTCGGTCATCGGTGGCTCCACTTCCgcagctatctttctccatcttttggcatatgtcttatgatcttcagatggtcgcCTCTTCATTCCTTCCAAAGTAGTCCGGGTTGGTGCCAGCTCGCAGTTATATTCGTATTGTCTGATGAAAGCGTTGGACAGATCAAGCCAGGTCTTCACCTCCTCTGGCTTTAAATTTGAGTACCAATCGAGGGCGTCCCCTTCTAGACTCTCCGGAAACAACCTCAGTGGCAAGTTCTCATCATCCACCGGCTTGTCCAACTTGTTGGTAAATAAACGCAGGTGTGCTTTAGGGTTGCTTgttccatcatatttgttgaacTTAGGGGTCTTGAACCCCACCGGCAGTTGTACGTTTGGAAACAGGCACAGATCATCGTAATCTAACACCCCTTATTTGCTTAAACCTTGGTTTTTCCGGATGAATTCATCGAAACGATCCAAACATTTAAGTAACTTCATATCAACCTGGGCAGACGActctcccatttctggcttgtttTGAAAAGTGTGCTCCGGTACCACAGGCTCTGCGGTAGTCTGATAAAAAACTGGTGGATTTAGATGCATGTTTGGATCGCCTTGAAGCTGAAATCCTTGCCCATAAGGAGGATAgaacggaggattttgagtGTAAGCGTATTGCGGGTTGACAATTCCCTCAAACGTGGtttgaattggaggaataacaaatggtaacgtggtttgaattggaggaataacaaatggttcggattgtggCTGTGTGGCGGGTACAGGTtcaggttgcactccgctactaatgagctcgtcaatcaacttcttctgagcggccatttcagatgccatttctccaaattttgtgagtaactctgtcaactgaaccccgggactggcggcttccggctgggtagttgcaacggccttatcggacgattctggttgagtactcatgtctacacgattcctttgggctttacttcgggatcgcgtaataatggggcttttccgaaaagctattttgaaattttacctgaaaatgcaaaagacttctttagataaaccaatcgttACTGAATTTCTGCAATCTATTcagaagagaaaaaagaaaaagacatgagttagtaattattcgaacaattcggatgcatgtcctatttggggggccctttttgtgccaagggtaggcctagcatgatgcaacactTTTGGAATGAGACCCGTTAATCAAACCTGTTATTTGACAAACACTTTGTAAAAAAGGGAGAGATtcatttcattgcagaaaccagATACATCTGTTTACATCATATCGCGAAGGCGATTTCGTACAAGATCACCAAAGTTCCTAAGCCTATCTAGTACAGAGTCTTTACTTTCTCTAGCATATGGCATCTTGACACGTTCGGCTTGATCATATAATTCCCCACATTTCCGCTTCATCTCTTGGCGCCTTTCTCGCTCCTTCTCATATAACCTCTTGTTGTCTTCTGCCTTTTCTTTGTGTGCTTCGACGGATTTCTTCAACTGTAACACCTCCATGTCCTTGGCTTTAACGATGGCTCTCAACTTCTCAATTTCCTCATATGGCTCATGTTGCAACCCTGTGGTGGAGTCTTTTAACCAATCCTCATATTGTGAAATTATTACACCCTTCTGTTTGAGCTCCGGAAGATAATTAATGCTTTTATCATCAGATATTGTTCTCCAAGCTTCAGTGATTTGGCTCTTCATAGGGATCTCTTTTGGACATACTCCTTTATCAAAGAAAATAGTGACTTCACTGAACTCGGAAATAGACGCTGGTCCTTGAATGCGCCCTAGTTGTCTGAGAAACCTCTTCGGGGTATATGAGACGATCCCTTGAGTACCCAGCAAGAGAACACGTTCGGATGCCTTAGTGCGAAGTATCGGTTCAAAACAGTCTGTCCAATCTAATACCCACCTAATGTTGGAATCTTGTAACTTTTCCAAGTAATCCACATATTCGGATGCGTTTTTTGGCAGATCTCCTTCGTTGACTCTTTTGGGATGTGTGACTATCCAATTATATCCAACCACCGGCAAACTATTGGTAACGGATGCTTGTCTCTTAAAATGTCCCGTAGCCCATATGTATAAAACCAAGTTCGCCCCATGGAAGAACTTTTCTCCCTTTCGACAACCAGTACAAGCTAAGAAAATATCTGCGACAATGGTCGGGACTATAGAACATTGCTTACCCTGAATTCCCAAGAAAAGGTCATTCACAATTTTTGCTGATTTAAAAGCTATCTTTTGATCTTTTCGCGAAAAGAAATAGATCCCAGCCATAACTACCCCATATACTAGTGGCCTTTTGCGCTCCCATATGGCTTTGGAAGTGAACACAAAATCCGTCACATGCCTCTCGAATCCGTCGCGTGGCGCAAAACGTTCAAACAGAATATTCACGGCGACGCCCTGATCTGACCCTCGTAGCACTGACTCTTTCAATcctataatttgacaaaattcggCCTTGTCGGAAGCAAACGGAAATACCAAGGCAGTTCCACGTGTGGGTAAACCAAGGAGGCCAGCTACTTCCTCGAGTGTTATAGTCATTTGGCTATTGCCTATTCTAAAAGCAGAACACTCTGGGTCCCACAGATGGACTAAAGCCTCAATCAAATAACTGTTGGATTTGATCTCCTTAAAGTCTCCAATTGGTCCTAAAAACTGGGCTACTTGATGCAGTTCACTAGGTAACATGAAGGTAGGCCGTTGTTGAACCTCAGTTGACGGTATTAACAATTGATAGATGCGGCGAGGGCAAGCCATCTAAAATGGAGAAAGTAGTTCGTTAATTACCTTACCTATGAGTCTCATTCCTCCAGTTATGCGATAACTTAAACGTGCAGTCCCTtgaagggttaaatacccatgggacaCAAAAAATGTTGGTTTTATTCCTAAAAACGGGATTCCCTACGTGgcgttccctttctagggtgtaccaagtcacccaaaaatgatttttgggaTAAAAatagagtcgccacttggtatagagttagggtgtaccaagtcacccaaaaatgatttttgtttt
Protein-coding regions in this window:
- the LOC113689287 gene encoding uncharacterized protein; this translates as MVPPPTYPYGMPAWYNPQAVCAYHSGAPGHATIDCKALKHRIQDMVEAGEIVIRKREAQGPNVNRNPLPEHANTNGVILDDAEYVEQVKKIVREAEVFGVTDQPFVIELPFEEDEKPFILDLTPAERAVLEPIVVEFPKQEPVLSLQQVPWNYDEPVIQIGEKLIAKEEVSAVTRSGKDASPFEAAIPFQASNSEPPAKPTITEKEALDFLKRLQRSEYNIVEKLSKSPAQISMLDLLFSSDTHRNALLEVLTKARIPKDISVDNFSHVVGNVLFTKQIAFSDDELPAEGTVVRGFDGAQREPIGEVDLVVEMGPAQFQITCQVMHFPSVYNVLLGRPWIHKSGAVPSSLHQLLKFVVNDKLIPIFAEEDCLVITDSECKEESSRNATVTPYSTADIVSVSWITKEERALSKASVMMAKEMIRGGYEFDKGLGRDLQGIRKPVEIVEKKDSFGLGFRPTTKDIREMKERKRAEKEGRQMALDIPPLHYTFPRPTEVIMSELNPVDEIEASLAQLFVGATFEDSFPDEAEFPDIPEGSISNWTAEFLPIRKEFR